A genomic segment from Clostridium pasteurianum BC1 encodes:
- a CDS encoding SPFH domain-containing protein, with amino-acid sequence MIIPVLIIIILIVIILLSSLKVVTTGYLFVVERLGQYHRTLQPGWNFVIPFVDFVRGRVSTKQQILDIEPQSVITKDNVKISIDNVIFFKVMEAKDAIYNIENFKSGIIYSTITNMRNIVGDMTLDEVLSGRDRINSKLLEVVDEITDAYGIKILSVEIKNIIPPTEIQQAMEKQMRAERDKRAVILEAEGKRQSYISIAEGEKQAKILQAEAEKQANIRRAEGLKESQELEADGKGKAIEIVAIAQAEAILKVNKAILDSGTNETVIALKQVEALQEMAKNPANKLILPNETLSSLGSIAAIGELLKNK; translated from the coding sequence ATGATTATTCCTGTATTAATTATTATTATTCTTATAGTTATTATTTTATTAAGTTCTCTTAAAGTTGTTACTACTGGATACTTATTTGTAGTTGAAAGACTAGGACAATACCATAGAACTCTTCAACCAGGTTGGAATTTTGTAATACCTTTTGTGGATTTTGTCAGAGGAAGGGTTTCAACTAAACAGCAAATATTGGATATTGAACCTCAAAGTGTTATTACTAAGGACAATGTTAAAATTTCTATTGATAATGTTATTTTCTTTAAGGTTATGGAGGCAAAAGACGCTATCTACAATATTGAGAACTTTAAATCTGGTATAATATATTCTACTATTACAAATATGAGAAACATAGTGGGAGACATGACATTAGATGAAGTTTTATCTGGAAGAGATAGGATTAATTCTAAGCTACTAGAAGTAGTAGATGAAATAACAGATGCCTATGGAATTAAAATACTTTCTGTAGAAATTAAAAATATTATCCCACCTACAGAAATTCAGCAGGCTATGGAAAAACAGATGAGAGCAGAAAGAGATAAAAGAGCAGTAATTCTTGAAGCAGAAGGTAAAAGACAAAGTTACATCTCCATAGCAGAAGGAGAAAAACAGGCAAAAATTCTTCAGGCAGAAGCAGAGAAACAAGCTAATATAAGACGAGCAGAAGGACTTAAAGAAAGTCAGGAGTTAGAGGCTGATGGTAAAGGTAAGGCTATAGAAATAGTTGCAATAGCACAGGCAGAGGCTATATTAAAAGTTAACAAGGCAATATTGGACTCAGGAACTAATGAAACTGTAATAGCATTAAAACAAGTTGAAGCTTTACAGGAAATGGCTAAAAACCCTGCTAATAAACTTATACTTCCTAATGAAACCTTATCTTCACTTGGCAGTATTGCTGCAATA
- a CDS encoding NfeD family protein encodes MKDALQLWVVIAITCLIIDFLTAGFLFVWFTIGGIGAIIALSLGYSFPVQIGVFVVLTGVSYSIGYPFAKKFLNKDIPKTPTMEENFIGRVITAEKDIKEKGRIKLDGIYWTVKNEGVYLSEGEKFKIIGLEGNKLVIKKEEKGEDIE; translated from the coding sequence TTGAAAGATGCATTACAGCTTTGGGTTGTTATAGCCATAACTTGTTTAATTATTGATTTTTTAACTGCTGGTTTTCTTTTTGTATGGTTTACCATTGGCGGCATTGGAGCTATAATAGCATTATCCTTAGGATATTCTTTTCCTGTACAGATTGGTGTGTTTGTGGTATTAACTGGAGTGTCCTATTCTATAGGTTATCCTTTCGCAAAGAAATTTTTAAATAAGGATATACCAAAAACTCCAACCATGGAGGAAAACTTTATTGGCAGAGTTATTACAGCTGAAAAAGACATTAAAGAAAAAGGAAGAATAAAACTTGATGGTATATACTGGACTGTTAAAAATGAAGGAGTATATTTATCGGAGGGTGAAAAATTTAAGATTATAGGTCTAGAAGGAAATAAGCTTGTCATAAAAAAAGAAGAAAAAGGAGAGGATATTGAATGA